The Sporosarcina sp. Te-1 DNA window GTCGAGGTGCGTGAAGGCTCGAAAGAAGCGCAGCTCGATGAACTCGGTGATGTGCTGTTCACCATTGTGAATGTGGCGCGGTTCTTGAAACTGTCGCCGGAAGAAGCGATGGTGCATGCAAACCATAAATTCAAACAGCGATTTACATTCGTCGAGAAAAGTGTAAAAGAGGGGCGGGGTTCGTTCGCCGACTATACACTCGATGAACTAGAAGCATTTTGGCAACAGGCCAAGGGAAAGGGAGATGGACATGAGACTTGATAAATTTTTGAAAGTATCACGATTGATCAAACGGCGGACATTGGCAAAACAGGTGGCCGACCAAGGGCGGATTACAATTAATGGCAAGGTGGCAAAAGCATCTTCAGTTGTGAAAGAAGGGGACGAGCTCGCCATCCGCTTCGGCCAGAAGATCGTTACGGCGAAAGTCGATCAATTGAAGGAATCGACGAAAAAGGAAGATGCCGCTTCCATGTATACGATTTTGAAGGAAGAGAAGCTTGCGAAAGTGGAACCGGAATTTATTGATGATGAAGATTGAGTAAAGTCCGGTTTAGTTGGAAAGAGCGACGCAGTTTTAACGCTGCGTCGCTCTTTACTATTTACGCCGACTTTATAGTTTGCGACAGTTCAGTGAGTATTTCATTTTTAATACAGCTTGGTTATCAGTCAGCTCGCATCGATTTTTTATTTTCTCAGGCAAATTGTTTATCATTCGTCCCTACCTGCGGAAAGCGTACCTCCGAACCGGAAATCAACTTTACTAGAATCATAAAATTAATAGCAACTGCAATTTGTATTGTTGCTATTAATTTTATAAACTTCTGCCCACTGCCATGCATGACAGTTTAATTCCCTGTCATGTTTTTTATTTTGCCGCATAAGATGACAGTGAACGTACAAGCAAAGGAGGAATACTATGCAAATTCAAACAGACAGTCCGACATATGCCATCCCTTCCGGCGATCATGTGGTTACAATGCGAAACCGGAAGCGGATGGATATTACATCTGTGAAAACAATTGACCGGTTTGACCAAGAAGAATTTATCGTACGAACCTCACAAGGCATGCTGCAAATACGGGGGGAGGAGCTGCGTATCGTTCATCTCGACGTGGATAAGGGGCTGCTCACATTGGAAGGAACCATTGGCACTCTCCAATACGACGAAGAAGAATCAGGGTCTCGAAATTTCCTCCATAAATTGTTTGGATGAGCCTCTCCGTCCAGTTTCTTAGTTTGCTTGCCATGATTGGGACAGGCATTGGTGCCGGAGCCATTATGGATATGGTCGGTACCGGCATTTCCCAAACAGGAAAAACATCATGGATTCGAAGATATGCTGCCTGGTTTGAAATCATTTGTTGGATATTGATCGGTTGCGGTGCGTTTTACGTCCTCTTCCTCGTCCGTGACGGTGCGTGGCGAATGTATGACCCGGTTGCACAAGTGAGCGGGATGCTCTTATATGCTACTGTTTTTTACAAGCCGTTCCGATTTTTCGGACGGATGATTATCTTGCTGATCCTGAAGCCGATTTGGTTCATTCTGCGGTTGATTGCAAAGATTATTCAATTTATCGTCCGAGTGATCATTCGAATTTTGACAGTCCTCGCATTTCCGTTCACTGCTCTATTCTTTTTCGTCAAGAAAAGACTCTTCAAAAATAGTGCTGAATAAGATATAATTGATAGACTATTGGAGAGAACGGAAAGTAATGAGAGGAAGTGCAGGACATGGAGCAAAGGAAGAGGAAGGCCGCCGCAACCGTTGCATCGATTGAAACTGAATATGTCCGCTCGTTGCGTAAGAAAGAGGATTGGCGAAATAAGCAGAAGAAGCGGCTGAAGAGGAAGCTCACCATCTACGCCATTTTGGCGCTGCTAGTTTTTGGTGCATTTACGAACACGTTTGTGCAACAGAAACGGGCGCTGGAAAAGAAGGAACAAGAGAAGGCGGAAGTGATGGCAAACTTGAAAGAAGTGCAAGAGGAGCAGGAAACCTTGAAGCAACAGCTCGTCAAGCTTGATGATGACGAATATATCGCCAAACTCGCAAGGAAACATTATTTTTTGTCCGAAAAGAATGAGATCATTTTCTCGGTCCCTGAGCATACCAAGAAAAAGGGCAAAAAAGAGTCCGGAAAAGAGTAGTCTTATTGACACTCTTTTTTTGTTGGCTATAATGAGAGTAAGGATCTTGCGCAAGCAAGTGTCGCCGATATGGTAAATAGGCTTCCGGCGAGAGCCGCTTAAATTTTTAAGGAGGAGCAATTTTTTTATGTCAATTGAAGTAGGCAGCAAGTTACAGGGGAAAGTTACAGGGATCACAAACTTCGGAGCATTTGTTGAGCTGCCGAACGGTTCAACTGGTCTGGTCCATATTAGTGAAGTCGCGGATAATTATGTAAAGGACATTAACGACCATTTGAAAGTGGGAGACATGGTTGAAGTTAAAGTGATGAACGTCGGCACAGACGGTAAAATCGGGCTGTCTATCAGAAAAGCGAAGCCTGAATCCGAACGTCCTCAACGCCCTCAACGTCCTCGTCACGGTGGAGGCCGTCCCCAAGTAGAACGACCTGAAAATTTTGAACAAAAGATGCAAAAGTTTATGAAAGACAGCGAAGAACGTCTTTCCACTTTGAAAAGAGCAACAGAGTCTAAACGCGGTGGCCGTGGTGCAAGAAGAGGGTAACTTGCTGGCTGTTTCAATTTAGGTCCATATAGGTTTCAAGCAATTTCGGTGGAAGTTTCCGCTGAAATTGCTTTTTTATTTAGGGGCGGAAGGAATTCGAATTCATTGAAGCGAATGATATGGGTGAAGGGGGAATGAAAATGGGAGAGCACATTATTTCGGGTTTACAGCAGTATGTACAATGGGTGGAATCACTTCGCGCCTTGCCGGAAAAGGACGCATCCATGCCGTATGCTGATGGCAAATGGTCGCCAAAAGAAATTCTCATGCATATGGCTGAGTGGGACCGTTTCACTTTAGAAGAGAGACTTCCTTATATGAAGGACAGCTCTAAAGTCGGTGAGGTTCTTACAGATATTCCATTTAATGCGTTCAATGCCGAAGCGGCACGAAAGGCGAAAGAGCTAACGTTCGACGAGATTAGGATATATGCCGTGGACATGAGAAGTCGCCTGCTTTCCGACCTCGCACAGTTGGAGGAGGAGCAATGGGACGCGCCTATTCGTATTGGAGAGTTTACCATTACGACCCGGCAGTATTTTGCCGATTTCATCGAGCATGACAAACATCATAAGATGCAGATAGATTCCTTGCAAGTGATATGATAAAAAAAGCGGCTCCCGGGAAGGGGAGCCGCTTTCGTCTATTCCTATATAGCGGCGGAGGGAGTCGAACCCACGACCTCACGGGTATGAACCGTACGCTCTAGCCAGCTGAGCTACACCGCCATGAATGTTCAGGAAGTTTGCTTGCGCACCCTTTTTGAACAACAATCAACATATTACATGCGTTTGTGATACATGTCAACTACTCTTCATGAAAAAGTAGAGAAATTGTCCGTAACACGTCGAAAGATTTTTTTGGCCCCTTGTCATGAACAGACAAAATCTGTTCCAAGTCCTATGTATACTTTGAGAAAAGCAGACATAGGGGGAATATGGAAATGAAGATGATAGGTAATCTGGAGAGACCGGTCAGTCAACAAATCCGCCACGCGGTCGAGTCAGTAATGAAGCGGAAACTGTATATTGCGCTGGCGGCTTTGTTTTTAGTAGGATCCTTTTTCTTATCCCAAGCGATTTTGTTTGACTCCGCAGTTCCTTTCTTTTTGCCGATTTGGGCATTGGCGCAGCTCCGTTTCCGCAAGCATCTTCTTTGGGCGTTCATTGGCGGTATGGCAGGGAGTGCGCTGTTGGGAGTAGGACAAGCCGTCATTCATTTGTTGGAGCTATTGCTTTTCAGTGTCGTTGTAAAGCAGCCGTTGTTCCGCAAGTCCATCCCGTTGACGGTGGCCGGGTGTATTATCGTCGTCCAAGTCCTCTGGCAATTTATCATGTTTGGCGGAAATCCACCGGTTATTGTCCAGCTCACGATTGGTTTTGAAGCAGTGATCGCTCTCTTCATGACATTTTTCCTGCTTGTCGCCTTTCCTCATACAGAACGGATTCTGTTTGGTCAATGGTCTCCTGAGCGGCTGGGCGCCATTTGCATTGTCGGGACGATGGCGACAACCGGTATGGGCAGCCTGATGATTGGGCCGGTTTCCATACCGGGGGTTCTCCTGCATTTAACCATCCTGCTGGCAGCATTAGCAGGCGGCTTGCCGTTTTCTACGACAATCGCCATGATGATTGCAGCCATCGCTGGCATCGCGGAGCTTTCCTTTACAGGCATGATGGCCGTTTATGGAATGACCGGCTTTTTTGCGGGCGCCTTCCGCAGGCTAGGGAAGCTTGGGATTGCGACAGGGGGACTAGCCGTTTCCGTCTTCTTTCTTCTCTACGATTTAACGTTGCCTTTGGATGCTTCCCACTTCTATACGATTGCTGTTGCCTCTCTTCTATTTTTCCTAGTGCCAGCGAAGAAGATGGAACCGATCCGAAATATATTTGTTTCCGAGAATCCAGACATGTCGGTGAAACGGCAGAAATGGTTAACAGATCGGATGAATGAACAATTAAAGGATTTTCAGCAATTTGCCAATTTCATGTCCACCTTGGTCAATGATCGGTTTGCAAGTGATCAGGAAGAGCCGGATCGATCGATCCCCGCGATATGCCAGTCGTGCTTTCGGTATTCAAAGTGCTGGGAAAATAAGGACGAAGGGATGACGAGACTTCTTTATGAATGGGAATCAACGTACTCAGCAACAAAAAAAGCAGCCCGGCACCGGGTGGAGGAGCGGATTAAGCAGAAATGCGTCCGATCCAACGGGCTGATCACAGAAATGGAAGAGCAGTCGACGAATCGGCTGTTAATGGGGCAATTGCAGCACGGCAGGAAAATGCTAGCCCTCCAGCTTCGGGACATGAGCAGCCATCTTGAAAAAATTATGAGTGAAATAAAGGAGGATTTATCCGTTCATAAAGTGGCAGAGGAGGAACTTGGAAAACGAATGGAACGGCAAGGAATTGAATTTTATCAAATTGATATTTTATCGGAGGTGAGAGGAGCCTATCAAATTGTTATTTCGGTTCCGGAGAAACGCTCGGCATTTGAAACGGATACGACGGTTGCCGAAAGGTTGATTGTGCCAATTTTGGAGGAGATGTATGGCGAACCATTCAAAGTGGCGAAATCCGTCGCGGAACAGCTTCCTTTTCCGCATCTCCAATTGACATTCAGCTCGGCTGTCCGTTTTTCAATGGAATATGGCGTCGTTGCAACAGCGGGCACAGGGACTTTCCATGCGGGCGACGCCTATGAAATATTCCCGATTCATGACGGGCTAACGGCAGTCCTCCTTTCGGATGGAATGGGCCAGGATATAAACGCTTACCGTGAAAGCCGAAAAGTGATCCGGCTGATGCGGGAATGCCTGGATCGGAAAATGGATCCGGAAACAGCCATGCATACGTTGCATTATATGATGTCGCTGAATGGGCTTGATGATATGTATGCGACGCTTGACTTGGCTTTGCTCGATTTGCAGGATGGCAAGCTATGGTCATGGAAGGCGGGTTCTATGAGTACGTACATTAAGAGGGGACAGGAATTCATTCGCCTGGATAGCAAGTCAGTGCCGGTCGGTTTCCTGCCATCCTTCTCGGTAGAAGCGAAAAATGAAGAATTGAAGTCAGGCGATTTAATTGTCATGCTGACAGATGGAATGTTCCATCCGAATGTTTCAATAGAAAAGCAGGAGCAGACACTCTATCGGATACTGGACACGCATGGCGATTTGAGTGCTGAAGTAGTGTCGGATAAAATCATGGCGGAAATGGAGAGGAAATTCGGAATGGTGGCAGACGACAGGACCGTACTAGTCATGAAAATCGATCATATTGTGCCGAAATGGCAAACGATTCGTCCGCATGATCGAATTATTTCCCGGGAAAGGGTGGTAGTATAGGAGTAAGATCTTGATTTATTGGAGGGTCCTGAATGGACAAGTTTGAACGGAAAGTGATGGAGTATATAGAACGAAGATCTTTGATCGGACGCGGAGACCGGATCCTCGTCGCTTGCTCAGGCGGCGTTGACTCGGTCGGTCTGCTCCTCTTTCTTGCAAAGCAACGACATTTCTTGGATATAGAACTTGTGGCGGTCCATGTCGATCATATGCTCCGAGGCGAGGAATCAAAAGAGGATGGGGTGTATGTAAAAGAACTTTGCACGCGTTTTGAGATTCCGTTTTACGGTGGACAGGTGCCTGTTCCCGAATTAATAGGAAAGGAAGGCGGTAATGTGCAGGATGTATGCAGAAAGGGGAGATATGGATATTTTGCGAAGGTGATGGCAGAAGGAGGCTACACGAAGCTGGCGGTTGCGCATCA harbors:
- a CDS encoding septum formation initiator family protein, translated to MEQRKRKAAATVASIETEYVRSLRKKEDWRNKQKKRLKRKLTIYAILALLVFGAFTNTFVQQKRALEKKEQEKAEVMANLKEVQEEQETLKQQLVKLDDDEYIAKLARKHYFLSEKNEIIFSVPEHTKKKGKKESGKE
- the yabP gene encoding sporulation protein YabP; protein product: MQIQTDSPTYAIPSGDHVVTMRNRKRMDITSVKTIDRFDQEEFIVRTSQGMLQIRGEELRIVHLDVDKGLLTLEGTIGTLQYDEEESGSRNFLHKLFG
- the yabQ gene encoding spore cortex biosynthesis protein YabQ — translated: MSLSVQFLSLLAMIGTGIGAGAIMDMVGTGISQTGKTSWIRRYAAWFEIICWILIGCGAFYVLFLVRDGAWRMYDPVAQVSGMLLYATVFYKPFRFFGRMIILLILKPIWFILRLIAKIIQFIVRVIIRILTVLAFPFTALFFFVKKRLFKNSAE
- a CDS encoding DinB family protein → MGEHIISGLQQYVQWVESLRALPEKDASMPYADGKWSPKEILMHMAEWDRFTLEERLPYMKDSSKVGEVLTDIPFNAFNAEAARKAKELTFDEIRIYAVDMRSRLLSDLAQLEEEQWDAPIRIGEFTITTRQYFADFIEHDKHHKMQIDSLQVI
- a CDS encoding SpoIIE family protein phosphatase; the encoded protein is MKMIGNLERPVSQQIRHAVESVMKRKLYIALAALFLVGSFFLSQAILFDSAVPFFLPIWALAQLRFRKHLLWAFIGGMAGSALLGVGQAVIHLLELLLFSVVVKQPLFRKSIPLTVAGCIIVVQVLWQFIMFGGNPPVIVQLTIGFEAVIALFMTFFLLVAFPHTERILFGQWSPERLGAICIVGTMATTGMGSLMIGPVSIPGVLLHLTILLAALAGGLPFSTTIAMMIAAIAGIAELSFTGMMAVYGMTGFFAGAFRRLGKLGIATGGLAVSVFFLLYDLTLPLDASHFYTIAVASLLFFLVPAKKMEPIRNIFVSENPDMSVKRQKWLTDRMNEQLKDFQQFANFMSTLVNDRFASDQEEPDRSIPAICQSCFRYSKCWENKDEGMTRLLYEWESTYSATKKAARHRVEERIKQKCVRSNGLITEMEEQSTNRLLMGQLQHGRKMLALQLRDMSSHLEKIMSEIKEDLSVHKVAEEELGKRMERQGIEFYQIDILSEVRGAYQIVISVPEKRSAFETDTTVAERLIVPILEEMYGEPFKVAKSVAEQLPFPHLQLTFSSAVRFSMEYGVVATAGTGTFHAGDAYEIFPIHDGLTAVLLSDGMGQDINAYRESRKVIRLMRECLDRKMDPETAMHTLHYMMSLNGLDDMYATLDLALLDLQDGKLWSWKAGSMSTYIKRGQEFIRLDSKSVPVGFLPSFSVEAKNEELKSGDLIVMLTDGMFHPNVSIEKQEQTLYRILDTHGDLSAEVVSDKIMAEMERKFGMVADDRTVLVMKIDHIVPKWQTIRPHDRIISRERVVV
- a CDS encoding RNA-binding S4 domain-containing protein; translated protein: MRLDKFLKVSRLIKRRTLAKQVADQGRITINGKVAKASSVVKEGDELAIRFGQKIVTAKVDQLKESTKKEDAASMYTILKEEKLAKVEPEFIDDED
- a CDS encoding S1 domain-containing RNA-binding protein — its product is MSIEVGSKLQGKVTGITNFGAFVELPNGSTGLVHISEVADNYVKDINDHLKVGDMVEVKVMNVGTDGKIGLSIRKAKPESERPQRPQRPRHGGGRPQVERPENFEQKMQKFMKDSEERLSTLKRATESKRGGRGARRG